In a single window of the Acyrthosiphon pisum isolate AL4f chromosome X, pea_aphid_22Mar2018_4r6ur, whole genome shotgun sequence genome:
- the LOC100569111 gene encoding uncharacterized protein LOC100569111 → MASANSVPENKGNSVENVCEVNVMALKMKENYQKNATAAAKQQAAPPANVYINIAGRAVTMANAPIRSNNNQQNCEDVESMKGTFSWKIIAGYYIPYIIRVINGDLLKFVSVRMAETQLLSNYLHYLHDDICKCTSVKSSIITESEAKLLNEINQRHADYIYGKKMFFAGQDYIVRLDEVDEFYKFIEVCYKKLMCNITPVSTEKCGFIRINSTSVVPYCIEDNRKLVPLFYLEGKTEIVERRAVKFENWNLAYLKFFVQSTLGNLKLKGKKNLNY, encoded by the exons ATGGCTTCTGCAAACAGCGTTCCAGAAAACAAAG ggAATAGTGTTGAAAATGTATGTGAAGTAAATGTAATGGCTCttaaaatgaaagaaaattatcaaaaaaatgccACAGCAGCAGCAAAACAGCAGGCTGCTCCTCCAGCTAATGTGTATATAAACATAGCCGGTAGAGCAGTAACAATGGCTAATGCACCAATTAGATCGAATAACAATCAACAAAATTGTGAAGATGTGGAAAGTATGAAAG gtacattttcatGGAAAATAATCGCTGGATATTATATACCCTATATCATACGAGTAATTAATGGTGATCTTTTAAAGTTTGTATCTGTACGTATGGCTGAAACTCAGCTACTCAGCaactatttacattatttacatgaTGATATTTGTAAATGCACATCAGTTAAAAGTAGTATTATCACAGAATCTGAAGCTAAGTTATTGAATGAAATTAACCAAAGACATGCCGACTACATATatgggaaaaaaatgtttttcgcaGGACAAGATTATATTGTCCGTTTAGATGAAGTTGATGAATTTTATAAGTTCATAGAAGtatgttataaaaagttaatgtGCAATATTACTCCAGTTAGCACAGAAAAATGCGGTTTTATACGTATTAACTCTACATCTGTTGTGCCATATTGTATTGAAGATAACCGAAAACTTGTTCCGCTTTTCTACTTGGAAGGCAAAACAGAAATTGTAGAGCGTCGAGctgtaaaatttgaaaattggaaCCTGGCCTATCTCAAGTTCT TTGTACAGTCAACTCTCGGTAACTTGAAGCTCAaggggaaaaaaaatttgaattactaa
- the LOC107884315 gene encoding uncharacterized protein LOC107884315, with the protein MASEEELERNKRAKDRALAKRASYVARIKAIHATALPASEDATKVPRLLAAAAKLDNLLTAFEIEDNAVFEAYCALDMLSEYTTDVVVEVNEWAYDIQSIASRYNVQPVAGGDPLGEQPRVFRRLPEIPLPRFDGDIHKWPAFRDQFIAVMSQFSDIPDIERFHHLRSCIHGSAADVIRGILVSGATFTVAWAALVSRYDKPRLVAGSFVDQLLQVPVSSVDSLSDLNKFMSVFGEGISVLTALQVPDLGDFILFSLASRCLSPSCRTLFESETTGDFPTVDDLFTFIKNRIAILERVQGVAGKQAVLASRPKDRPSAPSKWSRKVDRPSPTSLVSAVQVPSPSPSPHTVSCQYCNNSHALNACRKFGSLPADERSKWARAQRICFSCLSSGHWSPSCKAPTKCAVCSRRHHTLLHSAVKDVAASSEAETAAVPTSLLSGLGSPSVVLGTALVHIRDRSGSFQVARALIDSASQINAISLSCAKRLGLRWSSWSAPISGLAGVPVVTVQGRVDCHVVPRYASDPVLAFESWVLPSITGDLPRHSLEPSVRDKFSHLALADPDFHIAAPVDLLLGADLFPSIIDGRQVVVNKSLPAAFSSCFGWILIGSVSPSDISTPQTTAVSLLTSVEQLIDRFWHIEEPDVAPLKFTDAGKCEAVFRDNVVRDGSGRFSVPLPFRVPLHDNLFPGSRAVAAKRFDHLERKLSTNDQMRTKYNNFMSEYLSLGHMSVASTPGRYFIPHHAVCGADEKFRVVFDASASVADGSSLNSSLFPGPKLQQDIVDVLTRFRLFRHAFTTDILDDALSIQVELTAVLNGAGFELRKWASNTAAVVHAVPEEFRVIKSTTFAGDEGGDTKVLGLSWHTGGDYFGCEAHLDSAAVFTKRGILSLTARFFDPLGLFAPSIFLAKHIMQRTWQSNCTWDQRLPTEIHSDWSRFVDELPALASVRVPRYFNTTAGAQCSLYGFCDASQRGYAAVVFLRIHDAPRASSVMLVGSKTKLAPLKPLSIPRLELNAAVLLSRWMSRIFLLLNTHIDIVDMCSWTDSSIVLSWLTVPHDTFKQYVSNRVHQVRTLLPSCQWRHVSSEMNPADCASRGLMPSELPHHQLYWQGPAFLRDPPQEWGSDIARLPVAELPEVKSMSPAVCLAAPTVEWFTRFSSYDALIRVVARVRRFINICRRRPVEKSNALTRAELDGATRAVIAASQRVTFPTLVSDLRRLRHLASKPLARLCPFVDSEGIIRVGGRLRHSELPYDGRHPILLAKGSYLALLVCRHWHKITGHSGPRVMTSLIHRQYWIVSLRAVIHSVVSQCTRCVRLRASVPTPVMADLPESRVLQCRPFSCVGVDYAGPIPMRDNKLRKSRTYKAYIAVFVCMSVKAVHLELVSDLSTPAFLAGFDRFVARRGLPTTVYSDCGTNFVGADRQLRQLINSAAAQSIITSGRPYCDWKFNPPSAPHFGGLWEAAVRLAKRLLVRIMGAHVFTYEEFTTVVC; encoded by the exons ATGGCTTCTGAAGAGGAACTGGAGCGGAATAAGCGCGCAAAGGATCGGGCATTGGCTAAACGTGCCTCGTACGTCGCGCGCATTAAGGCTATCCACGCGACGGCTTTACCGGCCAGTGAGGACGCGACCAAGGTGCCGCGGCTGCTCGCGGCAGCTGCCAAGCTGGATAATCTGTTGACTGCGTTCGAGATTGAGGATAATGCTGTGTTCGAAGCTTATTGTGCACTCGATATGTTGAGCGAGTATACGACGGACGTTGTCGTTGAAGTGAACGAGTGGGCTTATGATATCCAGTCTATTGCTTCACGCTATAATGTTCAACCCGTTGCTGGGGGTGACCCTCTCGGGGAACAACCCCGCGTTTTCCGTCGACTACCTGAAATTCCGTTACCGCGATTCGACGGCGATATTCATAAGTGGCCTGCATTCCGTGATCAGTTCATCGCGGTAATGTCTCAATTTTCGGACATACCCGACATCGAGCGGTTTCATCACTTGCGCAGCTGTATTCATGGAAGTGCCGCGGACGTCATCCGTGGTATACTGGTTTCGGGAGCCACATTCACCGTAGCCTGGGCCGCATTAGTATCGCGTTACGACAAGCCGCGTTTAGTCGCGGGATCTTTCGTCGACCAATTATTGCAAGTACCTGTGTCGTCCGTGGACAGTTTGTCGGACTTGAATAAATTTATGTCAGTGTTCGGTGAAGGTATTTCAGTTCTTACTGCATTACAGGTTCCCGACTTAGgcgatttcattttattttcactagCATCACGGTGCCTTTCACCGTCGTGTCGCACGCTATTTGAGTCGGAAACGACAGGTGACTTCCCTACGGTGGATGActtgtttacatttattaaaaaccgtATTGCCATTCTCGAGCGCGTACAGGGCGTCGCCGGTAAGCAGGCCGTGCTCGCGTCCCGTCCTAAGGACCGACCGTCTGCGCCGTCGAAGTGGTCACGTAAAGTGGATCGACCATCGCCGACATCATTAGTCTCGGCGGTGCAAGTGCCGTCGCCGTCACCGTCGCCGCACACAGTGTCGTGTCAATACTGCAATAATTCACACGCGCTTAATGCGTGCCGCAAATTCGGTTCACTACCTGCGGACGAACGTTCGAAATGGGCGCGTGCTCAACGTATTTGTTTCTCATGTCTCAGTTCCGGTCATTGGTCCCCGAGTTGTAAGGCGCCCACCAAATGTGCCGTTTGTTCACGTCGTCATCATACTTTGTTACATTCGGCGGTTAAGGACGTTGCGGCGTCATCGGAGGCGGAGACAGCTGCCGTCCCCACATCGCTATTATCTGGACTCGGGTCGCCGTCCGTTGTGCTTGGCACGGCGTTGGTACACATCCGTGATCGCTCTGGAAGTTTCCAAGTAGCCCGTGCGCTGATTGACTCCGCGTCACAAATAAACGCGATTTCACTGTCATGCGCGAAGCGTCTAGGTCTTCGTTGGTCATCTTGGTCGGCACCAATTTCGGGTTTAGCTGGCGTGCCGGTAGTCACGGTGCAAGGACGAGTCGATTGCCATGTTGTGCCGCGCTACGCGTCCGATCCGGTTTTAGCGTTCGAGTCATGGGTTCTGCCGTCTATAACCGGTGACCTCCCGCGGCATTCGTTGGAACCGTCTGTACGGGATAAGTTTTCGCACTTGGCGTTGGCGGACCCGGATTTCCATATCGCCGCACCGGTTGATCTATTATTAGGCGCAGACCTGTTTCCATCCATTATTGACGGGCGGCAAGTTGTTGTGAATAAGTCGTTGCCCGCCGCGTTCAGTTCATGTTTCGGGTGGATTCTTATTGGTTCGGTGTCGCCGTCGGATATATCGACCCCGCAAACCACCGCCGTATCCCTACTCACGTCTGTGGAACAACTAATCGACCGTTTTTGGCACATCGAGGAGCCCGACGTAGCACCGCTGAAGTTCACCGACGCCGGCAAATGCGAAGCCGTATTTCGTGATAATGTTGTCCGTGACGGGTCCGGCCGTTTTTCGGTTCCATTGCCGTTCCGTGTGCCGTTGCATGATAATTTATTTCCCGGGTCTCGGGCGGTCGCGGCCAAACGGTTCGATCATCTCGAGCGGAAGCTAAGCACGAACGATCAAATGCGCACTAAGTACAACAATTTTATGTCGGAATATTTGTCACTCGGACACATGTCAGTGGCGTCCACTCCTGGCCGGTATTTTATTCCGCATCATGCCGTGTGTGGCGCCGATGAAAAATTCCGCGTAGTGTTCGACGCGTCCGCTTCGGTCGCCGATGGCTCGTCACTAAATTCATCGTTATTCCCGGGCCCAAAGTTACAGCAGGACATCGTAGATGTGCTCACGCGCTTTCGCTTGTTTCGTCATGCATTTACCACcgatattt TGGACGACGCGCTCAGTATTCAAGTAGAACTCACGGCTGTCCTTAACGGCGCGGGTTTTGAATTGCGAAAATGGGCTAGCAATACCGCAGCGGTCGTGCATGCTGTTCCGGAAGAATTCCGAGTGATTAAATCTACAACGTTTGCCGGTGATGAGGGTGGTGACACGAAGGTCCTCGGTTTGTCCTGGCATACCGGTGGCGATTATTTCGGATGTGAAGCTCACCTCGACTCGGCCGCGGTATTTACCAAACGTGGTATATTGTCACTTACTGCACGTTTCTTCGATCCGTTAGGCTTATTCGCGCCATCAATTTTCCTTGCCAAGCACATAATGCAACGCACCTGGCAGTCCAATTGTACGTGGGACCAGCGTTTGCCTACCGAGATTCACTCAGATTGGTCGCGGTTCGTCGACGAATTGCCCGCGCTAGCCTCCGTGCGTGTTCCGCGTTATTTCAATACAACCGCTGGAGCTCAGTGTTCGTTGTATGGATTTTGCGACGCGTCGCAACGCGGCTATGCCGCGGTAGTGTTTTTGCGTATCCATGACGCCCCTCGCGCGTCGTCAGTCATGTTGGTCGGTTCCAAGACCAAGTTAGCGCCGCTCAAACCGTTATCGATTCCTAGGCTCGAGCTGAACGCCGCCGTGTTATTGTCGCGCTGGATGAgccgaatatttttattattaaatacgcaCATCGATATCGTTGACATGTGTTCCTGGACGGATTCCTCGATTGTATTGTCATGGTTAACTGTGCCCCATGACACGTTCAAGCAATATGTATCAAACCGTGTGCACCAGGTGCGGACGTTGTTGCCGAGTTGTCAATGGCGTCACGTCAGTTCGGAGATGAACCCGGCGGACTGTGCGTCCCGTGGGTTGATGCCGTCTGAGTTGCCGCACCATCAGTTATATTGGCAGGGCCCGGCCTTTCTCCGTGACCCTCCACAGGAATGGGGGAGTGACATTGCGCGTTTGCCCGTTGCGGAACTGCCTGAGGTTAAATCAATGTCACCTGCAGTTTGTTTAGCTGCCCCCACGGTCGAATGGTTCACGCGTTTCTCGTCTTACGACGCACTTATACGTGTAGTCGCGCGTGTGCGccggtttattaatatttgtcgtCGACGTCCTGTCGAGAAATCGAATGCGCTTACTCGAGCGGAGCTCGACGGGGCAACTCGCGCGGTAATTGCCGCGTCTCAACGTGTCACATTTCCGACATTAGTCAGCGACTTGCGAAGATTACGTCACTTAGCATCCAAGCCGTTGGCACGATTGTGCCCTTTTGTCGATTCCGAAGGTATAATCCGCGTCGGTGGACGCTTACGTCATTCAGAGTTACCGTACGATGGTCGACATCCAATTTTGTTAGCAAAAGGGTCATACCTCGCGCTGCTAGTGTGCCGTCACTGGCACAAAATCACTGGTCACTCTGGACCACGGGTAATGACCTCCTTGATACATCGGCAGTATTGGATTGTGTCGCTGCGTGCCGTTATTCATTCAGTCGTTAGTCAATGCACACGGTGCGTGCGTCTCCGCGCGTCCGTCCCTACGCCGGTCATGGCGGATTTACCAGAATCGCGGGTCTTGCAATGTCGCCCGTTCTCCTGCGTCGGTGTCGACTACGCCGGGCCTATACCTATGCGTGACAACAAATTACGAAAATCTCGGACGTACAAGGCATATATAGCCGTCTTCGTATGTATGAGCGTCAAAGCCGTCCATCTGGAACTTGTATCAGATTTGTCCACTCCGGCTTTTCTCGCCGGCTTCGACAGGTTCGTCGCTCGGCGTGGCCTGCCTACGACAGTTTATTCCGACTGTGGGACAAATTTTGTTGGGGCCGACAGACAACTGCGTCAGCTGATTAATAGCGCCGCCGCACAATCGATCATTACGTCGGGGAGGCCCTACTGCGACTGGAAGTTTAATCCCCCCAGCGCACCACATTTTGGGGGGTTGTGGGAGGCCGCAGTCCGCTTGGCTAAGCGCCTATTGGTCCGAATCATGGGTGCCCACGTCTTCACTTATGAAGAATTTACAACCGTAGTGTGTTGA